The following proteins come from a genomic window of Drosophila sulfurigaster albostrigata strain 15112-1811.04 chromosome X, ASM2355843v2, whole genome shotgun sequence:
- the LOC133848412 gene encoding uncharacterized protein LOC133848412 — MRTFFAVILLTLVSGSWSICKLNMQQPFPVVAKTFGSKTAILKQPLAEVELSNNETVTFYCPQGVRISGPSDGYNNPRRTSINQPTVGLTCGDDGIYLDEQRIIEAISGGYVSCNADITRTLYESNVSLIGCDPVDAMTLVIGYKLKRLTEVKLLALCYDLSASHLRFVNFLAYPAKNVLLTPVNTDDVLGRLQLDNIISGLDKYFSYITVSQFNRLSKQQTQLGELYDAEMFDYSSLLQDQQQQKDLEQYNHLLNIVWLRNLRKGNWKHWLQALRAANHDDDDKFELRIGVSGMATMPLGQRYNGSRSLQLLDSNSGNSLQVPAHVWAHVRSLQPTGTVADEFVLVAHNSPYVDVLQLSTFCDDICHEIPWLRKSLFAELHLLPIFGVVHCCRVDQVDKLTDFAYGKQKQQQAQQQQLSASSASSKPPTARPLIHV; from the exons ATGAGGACGTTCTTTGCCGTCATTCTGTTGACCTTGGTGTCGGGTTCATGGTCAATATGCAAACTGAATATGCAGCAACCGTTTCCCGTTGTGGCCAAAACATTTGGCAGCAAAACGGCGATCCTCAAGCAACCGCTAGCCGAAGTTGAATTGTCGAACAACGAGACGGTGACCTTCTATTGCCCCCAGGGTGTGAGGATTAGTGGTCCCAGCGATGGCTATAACAATCCGAGGCGAACGTCAATCAATCAGCCAACGGTGGGTCTAACCTGTGGCGACGACGGCATCTATTTGGATGAACAGCGCATCATCGAAGCGATATCCGGCGGTTATGTCAGCTGCAATGCGGACATCACACGGACGCTGTACGAGAGCAATGTCAGTTTGATTGGCTGTGATCCCGTCGATGCTATGACATTGGTCATTGGCTATAAGCTAAAACGTTTAACGGAGGTGAAACTCTTGGCTTTGTGCTATGACCTGAGTGCATCGCATTTGCGTTTTGTCAATTTTCTGGCATATCCCGCAAAGAATGTGCTCCTAACGCCAGTGAATACGGACGATGTGCTTGGGAGATTGCAACTCGATAATATTATCAGTGGTCTCGATAAATATTTCAGCTACATCACAGTGTCGCAGTTCAATAGGCtgagcaaacagcaaacgcaGCTGGGTGAACTCTACGATGCGGAAATGTTCGATTATTCGAGTCTACTGCaggatcaacaacaacaaaaggatcTGGAGCAATACAATCATTTGCTTAACATTGTTTGGCTACGTAATTTACGCAAAGGCAATTGGAAACACTGGCTGCAAGCATTGCGTGCCGCTAACcatgacgatgacgataaATTTGAGCTGCGTATCGGTGTATCGGGAATGGCAACGATGCCGCTCGGTCAGCGCTACAATGGGAGTCGCAGTCTGCAGCTGCTCGacagcaacagtggcaacTCGCTGCAGGTGCCGGCTCATGTGTGGGCGCATGTGCGTTCACTGCAGCCAACGGGCACTGTAGCCGATGAGTTTGTGCTTGTTGCCCACAACTCACCCTAT GTTGATGTCTTGCAGTTGAGCACATTTTGCGACGACATTTGCCATGAGATCCCTTGGCTGCGCAAGAGTCTCTTTGCCGAACTACATTTGCTGCCCATCTTCGGTGTCGTTCACTGTTGTCGCGTCGATCAAGTGGATAAGCTAACGGACTTTGCTTACggcaagcaaaaacaacagcaagcacaacaacaacaactatctGCTTCATCTGCGTCATCGAAGCCGCCGACTGCGCGGCCTCTTATTCATGTTTAG